The Microbispora sp. ZYX-F-249 region ACGAGACGAGCCGCACCCTCGCCGTCGGCCTGCAGGGGTACGCCACCGAGAACGACGTCTACTGGAACCAGATCATGGCGGCCTCCCTGGTCGTCAGCGTCCCCGTGGTGGCGGGGTTCCTGCTGCTGCAGCGCTATCTCGTGCAGGGCCTCACCGCGGGCGCCGTGAAGTGAACGCTCACCATCACCACCACCGAACCAAGGAGAACCAGCGAATGGAGCCGCAGCGCGGCCACGCCCCCGATGTAACCGCTTTCGACGACTTCGTCTGGGGCGTCGCCACCTCGGCCTACCAGATCGAGGGCGCGGCCCTCGAGGACGGCAGGCTGCCCTCGATCTGGGACACCTTCTGCAGGGTGCCCGGCGCGATCGACGGCGGCGACACCGGAGACGTGGCCTGCGACCACTACCACCGGTGGCGCGAGGACGTCGGCCTGCTCGAACGACTCGGCGTGGACGCCTACCGCTTCTCGGTGGCCTGGCCGCGCGTGGTGCCCGACGGCGCCGGCCCGGTGAACCCGCGCGGGCTCGCCTTCTACGACCGTCTCGTGGACGCCCTGCTCGACGCCGGAATCCGGCCGTTCGTGACCCTCTACCACTGGGACCTGCCGCAGGCGCTGCAGGACCGCGGCGGCTGGCCCGAGCGCGACACCGCGCAGCGCTTCGCCGAGTACGCCGCCGTCGTGGCCGAACGGCTGGGCGACCGCGTCGCCGACTGGACGACGATCAACGAGCCGCTGTGCTGCTCCTGGCACGGGCACCTGGAGGGGTCCATGGCCCCCGGGGTGCGCAACCTGGAGGCGGCCGTGCGCACCTCCTACCACCTCCACCTCGGGCATGGCCTCGCCGTGCAGGCCGTACGGGCCGCCGCGCGGCTGACGCCGTCGATCGGGATCGTCAACAACCTCAGCCCGATCGACCCCGCGACCGACAGCGAGGAGGACCACGCCGCCGCGCGGCGCCTCGACGGGCACGTCAACCGCTGGTGGCTCGACCCGGTGACCGGCCGCGGCTATCCCGAGGACATGCTCGCGGTGTACGGCGTCGACCTGCCGATCCGGCCGGGCGACCTGGAGACGATCGCGACGCCGCTCGACTACCTGGGCGTGAACTACTACTTCCGGCAGGTCGTGACGGCCGACCCCGCAGGGCCCGTGCCGTACGCGCGGCAGCTGGAGGTGCCGGGGGCGACGACCACGGCCATGGGCTGGGAGGTCGACGCCGGCGGGCTGGAGCGCCTGCTGGTGCGCCTCACCCGCGAGTACGCCGCGCCCCGCCTGTACGTCACCGAGAACGGGTCGGCCTGGGCCGACGCCGTCGGCGCGGACGGCATGGTCGACGACCCGCAGCGCCTGGCCTACCTGGAGGACCACATCGCGGCCTGCGGCCGGGCGATCGAGCAGGGGGCGCCGGTGGCGGGCTACTTCGCGTGGTCGCTGCTGGACAACTTCGAGTGGGCCTACGGCTACGACAAGCGGTTCGGCCTGGTGCACGTCGACTACGCGACCCAGGCGCGGACCCTGAAGGCGAGCGGCCGCCGCTACGCCGAGATCATCGCGGCGGGCAAGCGGCTGCGGGTGGCCTGACGGACGCGGCGCCGGTGGTCCGTCAGGCCGACTCGCGGACCACCAGCGCCGGCTGCACGATGACCGAGGTGACCCGGAAACCCGGGTCCGCGACGTGCGCGAGCAGCAGCCGGGCCATCTCGGCGGCCATGTCCTCCATCGGCTGGCGCACGGTCGTCAGCGGCGGGCGGCAGGCGGCCGCGGCGCTGTCGTCGAAGCCGACCACCGCGACGTCCTCGGGCACCCGGCGGCCGAGGTCGCGCAGGGCGAGCAGCGCGCCCTGCGCCATCAGGTCGTTGGCGACGAAGACACCGTCGATGTCCGGGTGCTCCTTCATGAGCCGGTGCATGCCGGCCTCCCCGCTCGCGGGCATGAAGTCGCCCTCCACGGCCGGCACGTACGGGTGGCCGTGCCCGGCCATGGCCTCCTGGAAGCCCGACAGCCGGTCCTGCGCCGCGGGGACGTCGAAGGGGCCGCTGATCGTGGCGACGCGCCGGCAGCCGCGCGCCACCAGGTGGTCGGCAGCCAGCGCCGCGCCGGCCCGGTGGGCGAGGTCGACGTAGCTGATCGGGATCGGCCGGGCGGGCCGCGCCCACAGCACGGCGGGCACCCCGGCGTCCACCAGCAGCTTCGGCAGCGGGTCCTCGCCGTGCGTCGAGACGACCAGGGCGCCGTCGGCGCTGCCCTGCCGGAGGAAGGACACGACGTCCTCGCGGGTCTGCGCCGAGTCCGCCAGCATCAGCACCGGGTGGATGCCGCGCGGCCGCAGAAATCCCACCACCCCGCTGGCCACCCGGCCGAAGAACGGGTCGGCGAAGACGCGGGACTCGAACGGCTCGCCGCCCTTCGCGTCGCCCGCACCGGAGACGACCAGGGCCACCGCCCCCGTGCGGCGGGTGACGAGGGACCGGGCGGCCCGGTTCGGCACGTACCCGGTCGTCGCGATGGCCCGGTGCACGGCCTCCTGGATTTCGGGCGCCACATTGCGGATACCGTTGATCACGCGTGAGACGGTCGCCCGGGACACTCCCGCCACGCGGGCCACGTCCTCGAGTGTGGGAGTTCCCGAGAGCGGCGGAAGGTCGCTGGTCATGCAGCCATTTATAGCACGGAGGGGGAGAGCGCTCTCCGGTGTCGCCCGGCCGTCCCGCACCCGACCGGCACGTGAGGAGGAGCGACGGGAATGCCCGGAACGCTGGCACTTCGGCCCGTCACGGAAGCCGATCTGGACGTCTTCGACGCGGCCTTCCAGAGCGAGAGCGGAGCGACGCCCCACCAGTGGTTCGGCTTCACCCCGACCGCGGGACTGCGGGAGGCCCTGCGTGCCCGCGGACTGCTGGCGGGAGCCGACAACATGCTCGCCGTGACGGTGGACGGCGAGCTCGCCGGGCGGGTCGAGTGGCTGGAGCGGCGCTGGGGCCGCCGGGACACGTCGCTGTGCTGGGAGATCGCCATCGGCCTGCTGCCGGACTGGCGCGGCAGGGGCGTCGGGACCCGCGCCCAGCGGGAGCTCGTCCGCTATCTCTTCACGCACACCCGGGTGGAACGCGTCCAGGCGACCACGGATCCGGAGAACAGGGCCGAGATCAGGTGCCTGGAGAAGATCGGATTCAGCCTGGAGGGCGTCGTACGGCGTGCCCAGTGGCGCGGCGGGCGCTGGCACGACCAGCTTCTCTACTCCATCCTCCGGGACGAGTTCCCGCTAACGGGCCGTCCCCACTGATCCCTCCTTGACCAGGGTGGCGAAACGGAAGGCCACCTCACCCCAGGAGGCCCGCGAGGCCGGGTCGTCGGCCACGGCGGCGGCGTACAGCTCGTCGAGGTCGAGACCGCGCCGGCGGGTGTACTCGACGTCCCACTGCCGGATGCGCTCGGGCCGCACCTCGGGGTGGAACTGCACGCCCCAGGCGCGCTCGCCCAGCCGGAAGGCCTGGTAGGGGCAGCGTTCGGTCTCGGCCAGCCAGACCGCGCCCGGCGGCAGGGCGGTGATGGCGTCGATGTGGTTCTCGATCGCCGGGACGACGGCGGGCAGCCCGCCGAAGACCGGGTCGTCCGCCGCCTCGGCGCGGATGGTGATGGGCGTGCTGCCGTGCTCGGGCGCCCCCGCGTCGCCCAGGACCTTCCCGCCGCCGGCCGAGGCCAGCATCTGCCCGCCGAGGCAGATGCCGAAGAACGGCACCGACCCGGCGAGGGCCTGCTCGACGAGGGCGCGGGTGGCCGGCAGCCAGGGTGCCCTGTCGTCGTCGTCCGGAAGGTAACCGCCGCCGAGCACGAGCAGGCCGTCGTGCTCCAGCCGCGGCGGGAGCACGGACCCGTCGAAGGCGGTGACCACGTCGACGGCGACGCCGGCGGCGTCCAGCCACTCCCCGAACCGCCCGGGACCTCCGTTCGATCCGTTCTGTACGGCGAGCACACGCGGCGTTTCCGGCATGAGGCCCGACTCTACCGCCCCCCTCCGCGCGCGATTCCGCTTCTCCCACGGCGCGGCCACGGCGTTCCCGTATTCAGGTGATCTTGCCGCCGCGGCGGAGGCACAATGGGGCATGCCCACGACTCGTCTCACCGGCGCGATCCGCCTTCCCGACGGCGCCTGGGTCCGCGGACGCGGCCTGCGGCGTCCCGCCCCCGAGGGCGAGCCGCCCGAGTTCGGCCTCTACCTCGGCGCCCCCCGGCTCATGCGCAAGTACGACCAGGGCCTCCTGTGGACGCACGAGTGGATCGACTGGCCCGACTTCCTGCTGCCCCGCGACCGTGAGCAGGCGATCGGCCGGATCCGCGAGCTGCACGAGCACGCCCGGGCGGGCCGCCGGGTGGAGGTCGCCTGCGGCGGGGGAGTGGGGCGCACCGGCACCGTCATCGCGTGCCTGGCCATCTTGTCGGGCCTGCCCGCCGAGCGGGCCGTCGCCTGGGC contains the following coding sequences:
- a CDS encoding protein-tyrosine phosphatase family protein, whose translation is MPTTRLTGAIRLPDGAWVRGRGLRRPAPEGEPPEFGLYLGAPRLMRKYDQGLLWTHEWIDWPDFLLPRDREQAIGRIRELHEHARAGRRVEVACGGGVGRTGTVIACLAILSGLPAERAVAWARAEYHPRAVETPWQRRWVLRFPAS
- a CDS encoding GH1 family beta-glucosidase, giving the protein MEPQRGHAPDVTAFDDFVWGVATSAYQIEGAALEDGRLPSIWDTFCRVPGAIDGGDTGDVACDHYHRWREDVGLLERLGVDAYRFSVAWPRVVPDGAGPVNPRGLAFYDRLVDALLDAGIRPFVTLYHWDLPQALQDRGGWPERDTAQRFAEYAAVVAERLGDRVADWTTINEPLCCSWHGHLEGSMAPGVRNLEAAVRTSYHLHLGHGLAVQAVRAAARLTPSIGIVNNLSPIDPATDSEEDHAAARRLDGHVNRWWLDPVTGRGYPEDMLAVYGVDLPIRPGDLETIATPLDYLGVNYYFRQVVTADPAGPVPYARQLEVPGATTTAMGWEVDAGGLERLLVRLTREYAAPRLYVTENGSAWADAVGADGMVDDPQRLAYLEDHIAACGRAIEQGAPVAGYFAWSLLDNFEWAYGYDKRFGLVHVDYATQARTLKASGRRYAEIIAAGKRLRVA
- a CDS encoding LacI family DNA-binding transcriptional regulator, translating into MTSDLPPLSGTPTLEDVARVAGVSRATVSRVINGIRNVAPEIQEAVHRAIATTGYVPNRAARSLVTRRTGAVALVVSGAGDAKGGEPFESRVFADPFFGRVASGVVGFLRPRGIHPVLMLADSAQTREDVVSFLRQGSADGALVVSTHGEDPLPKLLVDAGVPAVLWARPARPIPISYVDLAHRAGAALAADHLVARGCRRVATISGPFDVPAAQDRLSGFQEAMAGHGHPYVPAVEGDFMPASGEAGMHRLMKEHPDIDGVFVANDLMAQGALLALRDLGRRVPEDVAVVGFDDSAAAACRPPLTTVRQPMEDMAAEMARLLLAHVADPGFRVTSVIVQPALVVRESA
- a CDS encoding GNAT family N-acetyltransferase, with translation MPGTLALRPVTEADLDVFDAAFQSESGATPHQWFGFTPTAGLREALRARGLLAGADNMLAVTVDGELAGRVEWLERRWGRRDTSLCWEIAIGLLPDWRGRGVGTRAQRELVRYLFTHTRVERVQATTDPENRAEIRCLEKIGFSLEGVVRRAQWRGGRWHDQLLYSILRDEFPLTGRPH
- a CDS encoding type 1 glutamine amidotransferase, encoding MPETPRVLAVQNGSNGGPGRFGEWLDAAGVAVDVVTAFDGSVLPPRLEHDGLLVLGGGYLPDDDDRAPWLPATRALVEQALAGSVPFFGICLGGQMLASAGGGKVLGDAGAPEHGSTPITIRAEAADDPVFGGLPAVVPAIENHIDAITALPPGAVWLAETERCPYQAFRLGERAWGVQFHPEVRPERIRQWDVEYTRRRGLDLDELYAAAVADDPASRASWGEVAFRFATLVKEGSVGTAR